Below is a genomic region from Mycolicibacterium neworleansense.
AGACGTAACCAGAAGGGGGTCCACGGTGGACATGCCACACCAGGTGCTCGAGCAGATGCTGCAGCGGAAATTCGACAAGGACATTCGCCAGCACTACTTCCGTGGCATGGAGTTCGCCGGTCCGGCCGGCGACCCGGGATGGTTCGGCCCGGGCAGCGCCGTCTGGCACGTCCACTCCCACACCGAGGCCCTGATTTTCGGTCTGCAGTGCGCGGCCTACATGGAACGCCTCGACCCGTCGATCTACTGGATGGGCATGCACCACTCGCGTCTGGTGAAGCGCGACAAGAACGGGACCGCGATCCCCGTCATCGATCCGCAGGGCGCGGCGGTGCGACTGGGCCACTCGATCGCGTTCTTCATCGGCACCGCCTACGGCAACACCGAAACCGCCGAGCGCGTGGCCAAGACCGTCCGCGCCATGCACCACACCATCAAGGGCACCCGCCCCGACGGCGCGGTCTATGACGCCGACGATCCGGACTGGCTGCGCTGGAACTACGCGACCGTGGTGTGGGGGCTGGCCACCGCGCACGAGATCTACCACCCGAATCCGTTGCGCGGCAAGAAACTCGACCGCTACTACGGAGAGTTCATCCGGGTCGGGCATGCGCTGGGCGGCACCGACCTGCCGACCACCAAGGCCGAGACGCTGGACTGCCTGCAGTCCTACCTGCCCAAGCTGGCGCTGACCCACGGCGCGGCCATGGCCACCGGCTCCAACCTGCCGATGCCGCAGAGCGCGGTGGACTGGGCGATCCGCGACACCATGCCCAAGTGGGCCAAACAACTGATCGGGCACACCGATCCGAACCCGATCGAGCGCGCCGCCCGGCGGGCGATGGTGTGGTCGATCATCAACGGACTGCACACCGCCGCGGGCCCCACATTGGAGTTTCGGGCGGCGCGGAAACGCGTCGCCGGCGGAACCACGGTGCCGCACACCGAGCCCACGTATGTGCCCGGAAGCGACCCGGTTCTGAGCCGCGAACAGGTCGAAGAGAGTTTCGCCCCGGTGTGATGCACGGCACAGATGTTTTTGGCCGCACCGTGGCCTTTGAGACACTGCAGCTATGAGCACTACGCCGCCCAAAACCAAGCACCGCGAGGTCGCCAGGTTGAGCCGGGTGCCGTTGCCCGTGGAGGCCGCCCGTATCGGCGCCACCGGATGGCAGATCACCCGCACCGGGGTCCGTGTCGCCGCCAACATGTTCGGCCGCGGATCCCTGCAGCAGAAGATCATCAAGCAGGTGCCCCAGACCTTCTCCGATCTGGGTCCCACCTACGTCAAGTTCGGCCAGATCATCGCGTCCAGTCCCGGCGCGTTCGGTGAGCCGCTGAGCCGCGAATTCCGCAGCCTGCTCGACCGGGTGCCGCCGGCCGACACCGACGAGGTCCACAAGCTCTTCGTCGAGGAACTCGGCGACGAACCGTCGAACCTGTTCAAGAGCTTCGACGAGAAGCCGTTCGCCTCCGCCTCGATCGCGCAGGTGCACTTCGCCACGCTGCACAGCGGCGAGGAGGTCGTGGTCAAGATCCAGCGGCCGGGGATCCGTCGCCGCGTCGCCGCCGACCTGCAGATCCTCAAGCGCGGCGCACAGCTGGTCGAGCTCGCCAAGCTGGGCCGGAGGCTGTCGGCCCAGGACGTGGTGGCCGACTTCGCCGACAATCTCGCCGAGGAGCTCGACTTCCGGCTCGAGGCCCAGTCGATGGACGCCTGGGTCTCCCACATGCATGCCTCCCCGCTCGGCGAGAACATCCGGGTGCCGCAGGTGTACTGGGACCTGACCAGTCAGCGGGTGCTGACGATGGAGCGGGTCACCGGGGTGCGTATCGACGATGTGGCCGCCATCCGCAAGAAGGGCTTCGACGGCACCGAGCTGGTCAAGGCCCTGTTGTTCAGCGTGTTCGAGGGCGGCCTGAAGCACGGCCTGTTCCACGGCGACCTGCACGCGGGCAACCTCTATGTCGATGACAACGGCAAGATCGTGTTCTTCGACTTCGGCATCATGGGCCGCATCGACCCGCGCACCCGCTGGTTGTTGCGCGAGCTCGTCTATGCCCTGCTGGTCAAGAAGGACCATGCGGCGGCGGGCAAGATCGTGGTGCTGATGGGGGCGGTGGGGACGGTGAAGCCCGAAGCGCAGGCCGCCAAGGACCTGGAGAAGTTCGCTACCCCCCTGACGATGAAGTCGCTCGGCGATATGTCGTACGCCGAAATCGGCCGGCAACTCTCCGCGCTGGCCGATGCCTACGACGTCAAACTCCCGCGCGAACTCGTGTTGATCGGCAAGCAGTTCCTCTACGTCGAGCGCTACATGAAGCTGCTGGCGCCCAAGTGGGAGATGATGAACGACCCCCAGCTCACCGGGTACTTCGCCAACTTCATGGTGGATATCAGCCGTGAGCACAAGGATTCGGCCATCGACCCGGACAGTGGGATCGAGGCCTGAGTGGCCAACATGAAAGTGCGTACCGGCTTCGCCAAGTCGTCCGCGGAACCCGGCGATGTCGACATCTACTACGAGGACATGGGCGATCCGAACGATCCGGCGGTGCTGCTGATCATGGGCCTGGGCGCACAGATGTTGCTGTGGCGCACCGGGTTCTGCGAGAAGCTCGTCAGCCAGGGTTTGCGGGTGATCCGGTACGACAACCGCGACGTGGGTCTGTCGACGAAGTTGTCGGGCAAGCGGGTGGACACGCCGCTGCCGCTGCGCATGGCCCGGTCGTTCGTGGGCCTGCGCAGCCCGTCGGTCTACACGCTCGAAGATGTCGCCGATGACGCTGCCGCCCTGCTCGATCACCTCAGGATCGACACCGCCCACATCGTCGGCGGATCGATGGGCGGGATGATCGCGCAGGTGTTCGCATCGCGGTATGCGCAGCGCACCAGGTCCCTTGGGGTGATCTTCTCCAGCAACAACCAGCCGTTGCTACCGCCGCCCGGCATCAAACAGCTGCTGTCGGTGATCACCGGCCCGCCCGCCAATTCGTCGCGAGAAGCCATCATCGACAACGCAGTTCGGATCAGCCGGATCAACGGCAGCCCCGGTTATCCCACGCCCGAGGACGAGATCCGCGCCCAGGCCGCCGAACTGTACGACCGCGCCTATTACCCGGCCGGGATCGCCCGGCATTTCGACGCGATCCTGGGCAGCGGCAGCCTGCGCCACCATGACAAGCGGATCAGCGCTCCCACCGTGGTGATCCACGGCCGCTCGGACCGGCTGATGCGCCCGTTCGGGGGCCGGGCGGTGGCCCGGGCGATCGACGGCGCCCGCCTCGTCCTGATCGACGGGATGGGCCACGAGCTACCCGAACCGGTCTGGGACGAGATCGTCGGCGAGCTCAAGACGAACTTCGCGAGCGCCGAATAGTCTGTGCGTCGGCAACGTTAGTTTTCCGATTGGCCGTTTGCCAGGGCCGAAAAGCTCGGTAGCTGGCTGAAGTGGCCCTACAGTGGCTGACAGCAGTCTGGGGGGGCGGCTAGGTCAAGACGTGGCCTAGTGCGGCTCTGCCCGGTCGGTATCTGCCCCAAGAGGTGCCTCCGTGGCCAAACATCCGGTAAAGCTCAAACCCCACTTCGACGACGTACAGGCCCACTACGACCTGTCCGACGATTTCTTCGCCCTGTTCCTGGATCCGTCCAGGACCTACAGCTGCGCGTACTTCGAACGTGATGACCTGACGCTCGAAGAAGCCCAGCTCGCGAAGATCGACCTGGCACTGGGCAAGCTGGGGTTGCAACCGGGAATGACCCTGCTCGATGTCGGGTGCGGTTGGGGGGCAACGATGTTGCGCGCCCTTGAGCGTCACGATGTCAATGTCGTCGGCTTGACGCTGAGCCGTAACCAGGCCGCTCACGTCCAGCAGCTGCTCGACCGTTCGGCAAGCCACCGTTCAAAACGGGTGCTGCTGGCCGGCTGGGAGGAGTTCGACGAGCCGGTGGATCGGATCGTGTCGATCGGGGCGTTCGAGCATTTCGGCCCCGACCGCTACGACGACTTCTTCCGCTTCGCCCACCGCGTCCTGCCGGACGACGGCGTGATGCTGCTGCACACCATCACCGCGATGCACCCCCGATATGCCCATGAACGCGGCATCCCGCTCACCTTCGAGCTGGCCAAGTTCATCAAGTTCATCGTCACCGAGATCTTCCCGGGCGGGCGGTTGCCCACCGTCGAGATGGTCGAGGAACGTTCGCAGCAGGCCGGTTTCACGCTGACCCGCCGGCAGTCCCTGCAGCTGCACTACGCCCGCACGCTCGACCTGTGGGCGGCCAATCTGGAAGCCAACCACGACGAGGCCGTGCGGACCCAGTCGCAGGAGGTCTACGACCGCTACATGCGCTACCTCACCGGCTGCGCGAACCTGTTCCGAGTCGGCTACACCGACGTCAACCAGTTCACCCTGCATGTCGCGGGTTGATTTCCTTCGCCAGCGCAGTACCGCGTCGAGATATCCGCAGGCACCGATAAACATTTGACGGTGCACGATGACAAATTTGTTTGCCCGCGAAATTCATTGACGGTAGCGGCAGCGGGCCGGTGGCAGTCGCCTGCTGTACCCTGAGGTTCGCGGGAGGAACTCTACAGCTTGGAGCATTTCGAATATGTCCAAATTGACACCGAAATACGAAGAACTGCAGTCGATCTACGACATTTCCAACGAATTCTACGAACTGTTTCTCGGGCCCACAATGGGCTATACGTGCGGCTATTTCGAGCGCGAGGACATGACCGGCGACGAGGCTCAGATCGCCAAGTTCGATCTGGCCTTGGGCAAGCTGGGCCTCGAACCGGGGATGACGCTGCTGGACATCGGCTGCGGCTGGGGCGCCTGCATGGCTCGGGCGATCGAGAAGTACGACGTCAACGTCATCGGTCTGACCCTCAGTGGCGAGCAGCGTGAATACGCGATCGAAAAGCTCGCCAAGGTACCGACCGACCGTAATGTCGAGGTTCGGCTGCAAGGCTGGGAAGAATTCAACGACAAGGTCGACCGCATCGTGTCGATCGGCGCCTTCGAACATTTCGGATTCGAACGTTATCCGGCGTTTTTCGAGACGGCCTACAACGCGCTGCCCGACGACGGCGTCATGCTGCTGCACAACATCACGGGGTTCGACCTGCGCGAAGGCCAGAAGCTCGGCCTGCACATGACATTCGAAGACGCCCGCTTTGCCCGGTTCATCATGACCGAGATCTTCCCGGGCGGCCGTCTGCCCTCGGTGACGATGGAGCAGGAAAAAGCGACCGAAGCCGGATTCAAGCTCACCCAGCTGCAGGAGATCGGCCCGCACTACGTCCGGACACTCAAGATCTGGGCTGACGCGCTCGAGGCCCACAAGGACGAGGCGATCGCCATCCAGGGCCAGGAGGTCTACGACCGGTACGACAAGTACCTCAACGGCTGCCAGAAGTACTTCGCCTCGGGCCACATCAGCGTGCATCAGTTCACGCTGCAGAAGTAGCGAGAAGTAGTCAGAAGCAATCTCGCGCGGCCTGTCGGATCCCGGCACCGTCGTTCGTCGGATAGGTAGAGAGTGGAACAGACGGTTCTCACTCGCTGACGCCGGGAGACGACGATGCACTACTTCGCACTACTGATCAGTCAAGACGTGGAACTCGCGCCCGAGCAGCAGGCCGAAGGCATGGCTGCCTTCCAGGCATTTCATGCCAAGGCACAGTCGGCGATCCGGGCCGGCGACGCGCTGGGCAGGGCCGCTGCGGCCACCCGCATCACCGGAGGTGCGGAAAACCCGACCATCACCGACGGCCCGTTCCCCGAGGGCGCCGAGGTGGCCTGCGGCTACTACGTGTTCGAGGCCGACAATCTAGATGAAGCGCTGGCCCTGGCCCGCGACATCCCGGTGGCACAGTTCGGCGCGGTCGAGGTGTGGCCGATGGTCCACTGGCAGGCGCCCGAGCAGCCGCTGGGCAATGACTGGCTGGCGCTCCTGCTGGAGCCGCCGGGGGAGGTCAACACTCCCGGCTCCGACGAGTGGAACCGGCAGGCGGCCAAGCACGGCGAACTCGCCAAGACCATCGGTGACAAGACCCTGGCGGGCGCGCCCCTGCATCCGCCGTCCACCGCGACCACCGTGCGTGTGCGCGACGGCAAGGTGACGCTCACCGACGGTCCCTACGCCGAGGGTGCCGAGGTGGCCAACGGCTTCTACGTGTTGCGGGCGTCCGATCGCGATGAGGCGGTCAAACTGGCGTCGATGATTCCGGCCTCGGCCATCGAGGTCCGCCAGTTGGCCGGGGTTTCAGGCCTGTAATCGTCGATGACCCAACTGGACGGCGTCTTTCGGCGCGAGTGGGGCCCGGCGGTTGCCGCGCTCGCGCGATGGTCGGGCGATCTCACCGTGGCCGAGGACGCCGTCCAGGAGGCCTGTACGCAGGCCCTGCAGATCTGGCCGGCCGAGGGTATGCCGGCCAATCCCGGTGCGTGGCTGACCACGGTGGCACGCAATCGGGCCCTGGACCGGTTGCGGCGCGAATCTGCCCGGCCCGGAAAGGAACTGGCAGCGGTGTACGAGCAGGTGAACGCGTCGGGCGAGGGTGCCGAGCTGCACCCGGTGCGCGACGACGAGCTGCGGATGATGTTCACCTGCGCCCACCCCGCACTGGACCCCGCCTCACAGCTGGCCCTGACACTGCGACTGATCTCGGGGTTGACGGTCACCGAGATCGCCCGCGCCCTGCTGCAGTCCGACGCCGCGGTCGGGCAGCGAATCACCCGGGCCAAGAACAAGATTCGCAAGGCCAACATCCCGCTGCGGGTGCCGCCGCCGGAGCTTTTGGCCGAGCGCACGCCGCACGTATTGGGCTGTATCTATTCGGTGTTCACCGAGGGGTATTGGTCGACCGGCGGGCCGTCGGCCATCCGCGACGAACTGTGCGACGAGGGCGTCCGGCTCGCGGGTGAGTTGTGCTCGCTGATGCCGGGCAACCGTGACGCGCATGCGCTCGCGGCCCTTGTGCTGCTGCATGATTCGCGCCGCCGCACCCGGGTCGACGAGACGGGTGCGCTGATCCCGCTGGACGAGCAGGACCGCAGTCACTGGGACCGTGGCCGCATCGCCCGGGGCCTGGAGCAGTTGCGGCTGGCCGAGGGCGCACCCGGCACGTACCTACCGCAAGCGGTGATCGCGGCACTGCATGCGACGGCACCGTCGTGGCAGCACACCGACTGGGCCACCATCTGCCTGGCGTACGACCGGCTGGCCGAGGCGACGGACTCCCCCGTGGTGCGCGCCAATCGTGCACTCGCCGTTGGCTTTCGCGACGGCTTCCCGGCCGGGTTGGCCGCTCTGGACGAGGTGGCCGACGATCCGCGGCTGGCCCGGGCGAATGCCGTGGCGCCGATCCGCGCGGATCTGTTGCGCCGTGCCGGCCGGCTCGATGAGGCCGTGCGCTGGTACCGCGTCGCGCTCGAGGGCGACAACGTGTCCGAACCCGCCGCGGCCTTCCTGCGCCGTCGCCTTGCCGAATGCGTCACCTCTTGAGCAAACGCAAAAGTCCTCCAAATCCGTAGATTTGGAGGACTTTCACGTCTGCTCGCGCAGAAACGACTACGCCTCGGTGCCGATGGTCGGCTCCGCGAGCTACGCCTCGGTGAAGTTCCGGGTCACCGCCGGGTCAACCGGGATACCCGGACCGGTGGTGGTGGAGACGGTCACCTTCTTGAGGTAACGACCCTTCGAGGACGACGGCTTGGCCCGCAGCACTTCGTCGAGCGCGGCGCCGTAGTTCTCGGCCAGCTTGGCCTCGTCGAAGGACGCCTTGCCGATCACGAAGTGCAGGTTGGCCTGCTTGTCGACGCGGAAGTTGATCTTGCCGCCCTTGATGTCGGCCACAGCCTTGGTGACATCGGGGGTGACGGTGCCGGTCTTGGGGTTCGGCATCAGACCGCGCGGGCCCAGCACGCGGGCGATCCGACCGACCTTGGCCATCTGATCCGGGGTGGCGATCGCGGCGTCGAAGTCCAGGAAACCGCCCTGGATCTTCTCGATCAGGTCGTCGGAGCCGACGACGTCGGCACCGGCGGCCAGCGCCTGCTCTGCCTTCTCACCGACGGCGAACACGGCGACGCGAGCGGTCTTACCGGTGCCGTGCGGGAGGTTGACGGTGCCGCGGACCATCTGGTCAGCCTTGCGCGGGTCCACACCGAGGCGGATGGCGACCTCGACAGTGGCGTCCTGCTTCTTGGAGGAGGTCTCCTTGGCCAGCTTCGCCGCCTCAAGCGGCGTGTAGAGCTTGGTCCGGTCGACCTTCTCCGCGGCTTCGCGGTATGCCTTGCTGTTCTTGCTCATTGAAAATCCAATCCTGTCTGTTGGAGTCGTGGTCCTGCGGGCCGATGCCAGCCCTGCCACGCGTTCCGATTATTCGACGGTGATGCCCATCGACCGGGCGGTGCCGGCGATGATCTTCGACGCAGCGTCGATGTCGTTGGCGTTGAGATCGGCCTTCTTGGTCTCAGCGATCTCGCGCACCTGATCCCAGGTCACCTTGGCGACCTTGGTCTTGTGCGGCTCGCCCGAACCCTTCTGCACACCGGCTGCCTTGAGCAGCAGCTTGGCGGCGGGCGGGGTCTTCAGTGCGAAAGTGAAGCTGCGGTCCTCGTAGACAGTGATCTCCACGGGGATGACGTTTCCGCGCTGCGACTCGGTCGCGGCGTTGTACGCCTTGCAGAACTCCATGATGTTGACGCCGTGCTGGCCAAGCGCAGGACCGACCGGCGGGGCGGGGTTGGCCTGCCCGGCCTGGATCTGCAGCTTGATGAGCCCGGCGACCTTCTTCTTCGGGGCCATGCTTCTGGTGTTCCTTTACTTGCTCATCCAAGGGCGCGTAAACGCCCGTTGTTTCTAGCCGCTGTGGCGACTAAATCTTGGAGACCTGGTTGAAGGTCAGTTCGACCGGAGTCTCGCGGCCGAAGATCGAGACCAGCACCTTGAGCTTCTGCTGCTCGGCATTGACCTCGCTGATCGAGGCGGGCAGCGTCGCGAACGGGCCGTCCATGACGGTGACGGACTCGCCGACCTCGAAATCGACCAGGATCTCGGGACGTTCCAGGGTGGCCTCGGTGCTGGCACCGGCCGCGGCGGCGGCGGTGGCCTTGGCGGGCTTCTTGGCGGCGCCCTGCGGCAGCAGGAACTTCACCACGTCGTTCAGCGACAACGGCGACGGGCGCGAGGTGGCGCCGACGAAACCGGTGACGCCGGGGGTGTTGCGCACCGCGCCCCACGACTCGTCGTTGAGTTCCATGCGCACCAGGATGTAGCCCGGCAGGACCTTGCGGTTGACCTGCTTGCGCTGGCCGTTCTTGATCTCGGTGACCTCTTCGGTGGGCACCTCGACCTGGAAGATGTAGTCACCGACGTCCAGGTTCTGCACGCGGGTCTCGAGATTGGCTTTCACCTTGTTCTCGTAGCCGGCGTAGGAGTGGATGACGTACCAGTCGCCGGGCTTGAGCCGCAGCTCCTTCTTGAGCGCGACTGCCGGGTCCTCGTCCTCGTCGGCGGCGGGTGCCTCTGCCGCCTCTTCCGAGCTCTCGGCTACCGCCGCTTCGGTCTCGTCGACCGTGTCGGTCGCCTCGACGGCATCCTGGCCTTCGGCCGATTCATCGGTCTGCGACTCGACGCCGTCGACGTTAACGGTCTCGTCGGCAACGGTCTCGTCGCCGTCGAACGTGGTCACGTTGTCAGTCCTCTCTCAAATTCCAGATCAGGTGCCGAACACCAGCGACACCAGCCGCGCCAGTCCAAGGTCGGCGCCGGAGATCAGCGCGACCATGAACACCAGGAAGACCAGCACCACCGTGGTGTAGCTGACCATCTGCTTGCGGTTCGGCCAGATCACCTTGCGGAGCTCGGCAACGACCTGCCGCAGGTAGTTGACGACGAACATGATCGGGTTCCGCGACGGGCCGGTCTTCTTGGCCTTCGCGTTCTTCTTGGCCTTCGACTTACCGGTTTCGGCCGTGGCATCGTCGCTCGACGCGTCGCCCTCGGCGGCCTCGTCACTGTCGGCCTCAGCAGCCACGCCACGACGGGTCCGCTTGCCGGTCGGGCGCAGCGGCCGGGTCACCACCGCGGTCTGACCGTGGGTGGTGTCCGTTGCCCCGGTATCGGTGCCAGCGTCGGTTCCAGTGTCGTCTGCGGAGCCGGCACCTTCGCGCTCGTCGCTCACCGCATGCCTTTCATCCTGGTTTGTGTGGTCACCTTCCAGTGTCCACACGTTGTCGAGTATTCAGTTTGAGCAGGGGCGACAGGACTTGAACCTGCAACCTGCGGTTTTGGAGACCGCTGCTCTGCCAGTTGAGCTACGCCCCTCTGTTGGTGACTGCTGGCGCTTTCGTCACCGTACTGCGCGAGGCTTACACAATTCGCGCGCTCCCCGATCGCTCATGGTCAAGCCGACGGACAGCGCGCTGAAATGGGAAAAACCCCGAGTGCCGAGTGTACCCCGGCGTGGGTGCCAGACACTAATCGCACCCACTTTGACAGCTACTCCCCGGCTGCCTTCCGCACGACCTTGCCGGTTTCGGGATCCCACTTCACCTGGATGGAATCGTCGGCGTCGTGTCCCATCATCGTGGTGATGGCTTCCAGGACCACCTCACCGTTGTCGTCGGTGCAGACGTTGTGGGTGACGACGATGTCGGCGCCGAAACGCTCCTCGACCGAAGTGATCTCCATGACCGCGTGCAGCTGATCGCCGGCCTTGAGCGGCTTGCGGTAGAGGAATTTCTGGTCGACCTGAACGATCTGCTTGGTCTCCATGCCGACGTCGACGTTCTGGAAGAAGTGCTCCTGCACCAGCAGCGCCAAGGTGGAAGCGAAGGTGAGCGGGGCGACCAGGGTGTCGTGACCGAGCTCCGCGGCGGCAGCCTCGTCGTGGCTGGCCGGGTCCATCGCCTTGACGGCCTTGGCGTACTGACGGATCTGCTCGCGGCCGATCAGGAAAGGGTGCGGATACTTCCAGACCATTCCGCGGATATCAGCCTTGAGTGCCATGGCCCAGAACTCCTTATGCCAGTTTTGCGGTCGCGATGGCGCGCCCGAAGATCTTCTTTCCGCCTGCGGTCGCCGAGATGGCGATGGTGACCAGGTTCTCTTCGGGATCGACGGACTTGACGCGCCCGTTGAAGACGATCTCAGCTCCGACACCGTCATTGGGGACGGGCACGACGGCGGTGAACCGGACGTTGTACTCGGTCACGGCGGCCGGATCGCCGACCCATTCGGTGACGTAGCCGCCACCGAGGCCCATGGTGAGCATGCCGTGAGCGATCGCGGTGTCGAGGCCGACCTGCTTGGCGATCTCGTCGTCCCAGTGGATCGGGTTGAGGTCACCGGACACACCGGCGTAGTTGACCAGATCTCCACGGGTCAGCGGGATCACCCGCTCCGGGAGCGTGTCGCCGACCTTGACCGAACTGAACTCGCGCAGCGCCATCAGTTAAAACCCTCTTCTCCGTCACCCGCACGCCCGGCCAGGGTCGTGTAGGCCTCCTGGACCACCTCACCTTTGTCGTTGGTGATGATGTTCTTGGTCACGATGATGTCGGTGCCGTGCGCCTTGCGCAC
It encodes:
- a CDS encoding oxygenase MpaB family protein, with protein sequence MDMPHQVLEQMLQRKFDKDIRQHYFRGMEFAGPAGDPGWFGPGSAVWHVHSHTEALIFGLQCAAYMERLDPSIYWMGMHHSRLVKRDKNGTAIPVIDPQGAAVRLGHSIAFFIGTAYGNTETAERVAKTVRAMHHTIKGTRPDGAVYDADDPDWLRWNYATVVWGLATAHEIYHPNPLRGKKLDRYYGEFIRVGHALGGTDLPTTKAETLDCLQSYLPKLALTHGAAMATGSNLPMPQSAVDWAIRDTMPKWAKQLIGHTDPNPIERAARRAMVWSIINGLHTAAGPTLEFRAARKRVAGGTTVPHTEPTYVPGSDPVLSREQVEESFAPV
- a CDS encoding ABC1 kinase family protein; this encodes MSTTPPKTKHREVARLSRVPLPVEAARIGATGWQITRTGVRVAANMFGRGSLQQKIIKQVPQTFSDLGPTYVKFGQIIASSPGAFGEPLSREFRSLLDRVPPADTDEVHKLFVEELGDEPSNLFKSFDEKPFASASIAQVHFATLHSGEEVVVKIQRPGIRRRVAADLQILKRGAQLVELAKLGRRLSAQDVVADFADNLAEELDFRLEAQSMDAWVSHMHASPLGENIRVPQVYWDLTSQRVLTMERVTGVRIDDVAAIRKKGFDGTELVKALLFSVFEGGLKHGLFHGDLHAGNLYVDDNGKIVFFDFGIMGRIDPRTRWLLRELVYALLVKKDHAAAGKIVVLMGAVGTVKPEAQAAKDLEKFATPLTMKSLGDMSYAEIGRQLSALADAYDVKLPRELVLIGKQFLYVERYMKLLAPKWEMMNDPQLTGYFANFMVDISREHKDSAIDPDSGIEA
- a CDS encoding alpha/beta fold hydrolase: MKVRTGFAKSSAEPGDVDIYYEDMGDPNDPAVLLIMGLGAQMLLWRTGFCEKLVSQGLRVIRYDNRDVGLSTKLSGKRVDTPLPLRMARSFVGLRSPSVYTLEDVADDAAALLDHLRIDTAHIVGGSMGGMIAQVFASRYAQRTRSLGVIFSSNNQPLLPPPGIKQLLSVITGPPANSSREAIIDNAVRISRINGSPGYPTPEDEIRAQAAELYDRAYYPAGIARHFDAILGSGSLRHHDKRISAPTVVIHGRSDRLMRPFGGRAVARAIDGARLVLIDGMGHELPEPVWDEIVGELKTNFASAE
- a CDS encoding cyclopropane mycolic acid synthase family methyltransferase, encoding MAKHPVKLKPHFDDVQAHYDLSDDFFALFLDPSRTYSCAYFERDDLTLEEAQLAKIDLALGKLGLQPGMTLLDVGCGWGATMLRALERHDVNVVGLTLSRNQAAHVQQLLDRSASHRSKRVLLAGWEEFDEPVDRIVSIGAFEHFGPDRYDDFFRFAHRVLPDDGVMLLHTITAMHPRYAHERGIPLTFELAKFIKFIVTEIFPGGRLPTVEMVEERSQQAGFTLTRRQSLQLHYARTLDLWAANLEANHDEAVRTQSQEVYDRYMRYLTGCANLFRVGYTDVNQFTLHVAG
- a CDS encoding cyclopropane mycolic acid synthase family methyltransferase, which codes for MSKLTPKYEELQSIYDISNEFYELFLGPTMGYTCGYFEREDMTGDEAQIAKFDLALGKLGLEPGMTLLDIGCGWGACMARAIEKYDVNVIGLTLSGEQREYAIEKLAKVPTDRNVEVRLQGWEEFNDKVDRIVSIGAFEHFGFERYPAFFETAYNALPDDGVMLLHNITGFDLREGQKLGLHMTFEDARFARFIMTEIFPGGRLPSVTMEQEKATEAGFKLTQLQEIGPHYVRTLKIWADALEAHKDEAIAIQGQEVYDRYDKYLNGCQKYFASGHISVHQFTLQK
- a CDS encoding YciI family protein; translation: MHYFALLISQDVELAPEQQAEGMAAFQAFHAKAQSAIRAGDALGRAAAATRITGGAENPTITDGPFPEGAEVACGYYVFEADNLDEALALARDIPVAQFGAVEVWPMVHWQAPEQPLGNDWLALLLEPPGEVNTPGSDEWNRQAAKHGELAKTIGDKTLAGAPLHPPSTATTVRVRDGKVTLTDGPYAEGAEVANGFYVLRASDRDEAVKLASMIPASAIEVRQLAGVSGL
- a CDS encoding RNA polymerase sigma factor, which produces MTQLDGVFRREWGPAVAALARWSGDLTVAEDAVQEACTQALQIWPAEGMPANPGAWLTTVARNRALDRLRRESARPGKELAAVYEQVNASGEGAELHPVRDDELRMMFTCAHPALDPASQLALTLRLISGLTVTEIARALLQSDAAVGQRITRAKNKIRKANIPLRVPPPELLAERTPHVLGCIYSVFTEGYWSTGGPSAIRDELCDEGVRLAGELCSLMPGNRDAHALAALVLLHDSRRRTRVDETGALIPLDEQDRSHWDRGRIARGLEQLRLAEGAPGTYLPQAVIAALHATAPSWQHTDWATICLAYDRLAEATDSPVVRANRALAVGFRDGFPAGLAALDEVADDPRLARANAVAPIRADLLRRAGRLDEAVRWYRVALEGDNVSEPAAAFLRRRLAECVTS
- the rplA gene encoding 50S ribosomal protein L1, with amino-acid sequence MSKNSKAYREAAEKVDRTKLYTPLEAAKLAKETSSKKQDATVEVAIRLGVDPRKADQMVRGTVNLPHGTGKTARVAVFAVGEKAEQALAAGADVVGSDDLIEKIQGGFLDFDAAIATPDQMAKVGRIARVLGPRGLMPNPKTGTVTPDVTKAVADIKGGKINFRVDKQANLHFVIGKASFDEAKLAENYGAALDEVLRAKPSSSKGRYLKKVTVSTTTGPGIPVDPAVTRNFTEA
- the rplK gene encoding 50S ribosomal protein L11 codes for the protein MAPKKKVAGLIKLQIQAGQANPAPPVGPALGQHGVNIMEFCKAYNAATESQRGNVIPVEITVYEDRSFTFALKTPPAAKLLLKAAGVQKGSGEPHKTKVAKVTWDQVREIAETKKADLNANDIDAASKIIAGTARSMGITVE
- the nusG gene encoding transcription termination/antitermination protein NusG, with the translated sequence MTTFDGDETVADETVNVDGVESQTDESAEGQDAVEATDTVDETEAAVAESSEEAAEAPAADEDEDPAVALKKELRLKPGDWYVIHSYAGYENKVKANLETRVQNLDVGDYIFQVEVPTEEVTEIKNGQRKQVNRKVLPGYILVRMELNDESWGAVRNTPGVTGFVGATSRPSPLSLNDVVKFLLPQGAAKKPAKATAAAAAGASTEATLERPEILVDFEVGESVTVMDGPFATLPASISEVNAEQQKLKVLVSIFGRETPVELTFNQVSKI
- the secE gene encoding preprotein translocase subunit SecE, which produces MSDEREGAGSADDTGTDAGTDTGATDTTHGQTAVVTRPLRPTGKRTRRGVAAEADSDEAAEGDASSDDATAETGKSKAKKNAKAKKTGPSRNPIMFVVNYLRQVVAELRKVIWPNRKQMVSYTTVVLVFLVFMVALISGADLGLARLVSLVFGT
- the hadC gene encoding (3R)-hydroxyacyl-ACP dehydratase subunit HadC, producing MALKADIRGMVWKYPHPFLIGREQIRQYAKAVKAMDPASHDEAAAAELGHDTLVAPLTFASTLALLVQEHFFQNVDVGMETKQIVQVDQKFLYRKPLKAGDQLHAVMEITSVEERFGADIVVTHNVCTDDNGEVVLEAITTMMGHDADDSIQVKWDPETGKVVRKAAGE
- the hadB gene encoding (3R)-hydroxyacyl-ACP dehydratase subunit HadB; the protein is MALREFSSVKVGDTLPERVIPLTRGDLVNYAGVSGDLNPIHWDDEIAKQVGLDTAIAHGMLTMGLGGGYVTEWVGDPAAVTEYNVRFTAVVPVPNDGVGAEIVFNGRVKSVDPEENLVTIAISATAGGKKIFGRAIATAKLA